A single region of the Kineosporiaceae bacterium SCSIO 59966 genome encodes:
- the rsmA gene encoding 16S rRNA (adenine(1518)-N(6)/adenine(1519)-N(6))-dimethyltransferase RsmA: MAVLLRQAGAALSAHPPVPDGLLGPADVRALAGRLGVRPTKTLGQNFVVDANTVRRIVRTADVGPHDVVVEVGPGLGSLTLGLLAAARRVVAVEVDPVLAGALPRTVAERRPDLADRLEVVAADALDVRDLPGPAPTHLVANLPYNVAVPVLLTMLERFGTLTGALVMVQAEVAHRLAAAPGSRTYGVPTVKAAWYADVRLAGAVPRSVFWPVPNVDSALVRLTRREPPASRAGREAVFAVVDAAFAQRRKTLRAALAGWAGSAAAAERVLRAAGVDPADRGERLGVAEFAAVADARLLLVP; the protein is encoded by the coding sequence GTGGCCGTCCTGCTCCGCCAAGCTGGGGCTGCGCTGAGCGCCCACCCCCCGGTACCCGACGGCCTGCTCGGGCCCGCCGACGTGCGGGCCCTGGCAGGCCGTCTCGGCGTCCGGCCGACCAAGACGCTCGGGCAGAACTTCGTCGTGGACGCCAACACCGTCCGGCGGATCGTACGGACCGCGGACGTCGGGCCGCACGACGTCGTCGTCGAGGTCGGTCCCGGCCTCGGGTCGCTCACCCTCGGCCTGCTGGCGGCCGCTCGGCGGGTCGTCGCCGTCGAGGTCGACCCCGTCCTGGCTGGGGCACTGCCGCGGACCGTCGCCGAGCGCCGACCCGACCTCGCCGACCGGCTCGAGGTGGTCGCCGCCGACGCCCTCGACGTCCGGGACCTGCCCGGCCCGGCCCCCACCCACCTGGTGGCCAACCTGCCGTACAACGTCGCTGTCCCGGTGCTGCTGACGATGCTCGAACGGTTCGGCACCCTCACCGGGGCGCTCGTCATGGTCCAGGCCGAGGTCGCCCACCGGCTCGCCGCGGCCCCCGGGAGCCGCACCTACGGCGTGCCGACGGTCAAGGCCGCCTGGTACGCCGACGTCCGACTCGCCGGGGCGGTCCCGCGCAGCGTGTTCTGGCCGGTGCCCAACGTGGACTCCGCGCTGGTGCGGCTCACCCGCCGTGAGCCACCTGCCAGCCGCGCCGGACGCGAGGCGGTGTTCGCCGTCGTCGACGCCGCGTTCGCCCAGCGCCGCAAGACGTTGCGCGCCGCGCTGGCCGGCTGGGCCGGCTCGGCCGCTGCGGCCGAGCGGGTGCTGCGGGCCGCCGGCGTGGACCCGGCCGACCGCGGCGAGCGGCTCGGGGTCGCCGAGTTCGCAGCGGTCGCGGACGCCCGGCTCCTACTGGTCCCCTAG